In Rhopalosiphum padi isolate XX-2018 chromosome 3, ASM2088224v1, whole genome shotgun sequence, the genomic stretch CACTTGTTATCTCTCGCCAATTTCATGTTATCCATTTGCTAACATAATACGCTCGATTAGTGTCTACGTCATACTTGTTATCAAACCTTATCAGTGATAGTAACTGGATCCAAACaaaccaatattttaatgtggaaatacacttaaaatacttttaagcataatgcatataataaagaCTGaagtacgattttttttttatattttatggagtcaaatttaagattaaccagtaagtaattattattctcgTGTGTGATTTACTTCTACCTATTGTTGAAATCTGAATATTGtggtaagttattatttattgtacctactGCTTATTATTTGCTTGCTGTTTATTTTGCTTTTAAcatatacaactatatttttgaatttagttGTCTGTgcagtaattaaattattttatgcttcAAAATGGTGCTTTGTTGGGCATTTGGGTGTCTCCATTATAATGAAAGggataattgtaaattttatcgCCTTCCCAAAGAGCTAAAACAGAAGAAAAGCTGGATCAAGTTGCtaaggttttttaattttaatattgcttataatatgatgcatttttaaattgttttaaataatgttaattatgataatcaatatatatatttgtttacttgCGTAGAAGAATAGATGAACCTGGGCCAGGTGCTCGTATTTGTAGTTGTCATTTCAAAGATGGCAAAAAAATCAATGGGCCTACAATTCTCCTTCACCGACCTCATCATTTTATTCTACATCATTTAACACcagagaaaaagaaaaaacggagttctactagaaaaaaaaataatcatgcaATATGATAGTAATATCTCAGATGATCACTCACATAACCATGAAAGTATTTCAGAAACAAATACAATCAATGATATTAGTGATGAaccattaaatttatcattaaaatcatCATCAAATTTAAGGTAttaatataacctaacctaaccgcatacaataagtaaaaaatgttaaagttaatcaaacatgtataaatatatatatatatatatttttttagtgtgcAATCAAAAAACCAGAATGTAAATAGTTCCATTGTTGTTGAtgctgaaaattattttttacaaaaagaaaacgaagaattaaaattaaaattaaataatttagcaaTTGCCTTTACTTATGAAAACCTAAGTCAAAATGATGATTTAATACATTCATACACAGGGATACCCTCTAATGCTGTATTTATGGCACTTtacaatttagttaaaaatgtagaacttaattattatttaaaatggacTGTTGAAACTATTAGTAAGCCTGATCAGATTCTTATGACCTTAATTAAATTAAGACATAATTTCCCTCATTTTGATTTATCTGTAAGGTTTAAGTGTAGTAAATCCACtgttagtaatataattattacttggataaatattttacataacactcttttttctaaatttatgaAAGAAATGCCATCAAGGTTTAAGAATAAGACTTGTTTGCCAAATGCATTTAAATCATTTCCCAGCTGTAGAGTTATAATTGATTGCACTGAAATTTATACATCAGTATCCCGCCAATCAATGAATATACAACGGGATACTTACAGTAGTTATAAACACAGAAACACCTGGAAAGTCCTTATTGGAATTGCTCCAAATGGTGTGGTTACATTTGTGAGCAGTTTATATCCAGGATCAACCTccgataaaattataactttaaaaagtgGTATCTTAGAACAATTAGTCCCAGGTGACGTTGTTATGGCAGACAAGGGATTTTTAATTGGTGATATTTTACCTCCTGGAGTTTCACTAAATATTCCACCTTTCTTAGATACTCCACAATTTACTCCACAACAAATTATTCAGACTGAATCAATAGCAAAAGCTCGAATACATATTGAGAGGGCAATTCAACGTATtaaatgttacaaaatattagattttattccATTTTCTATGCTTAAACAaggtgaatatatttttaaagttgttgCAGCTATAACTAATTTACATAGGCCACTTTTATATGAAATTCAAGaaagtatgtaaataattaaatattttgtcacaaagtttaaaattaaatttaattaaatatttattctatctattataatgtaatgtaatgtaggtatttgatagaataaacttattattattataattattaatttgtttttatatacttattttatattcattgatatactttaatattgaatcatgtacattattattattattatttattcattataggcatttttctttaatgaattataaaatacatatttaaaaataaacaatatcacTCATCagcaaaactaaattttaaactcttaaatttaaaaaacattttaaaaactatatatcaaCAAgataaggtatatatttttcaatgaaaaatgtttCCAGGATTTCTAAATTTTCTATCCATTTAACATCTTTTTCGATTTCTGTTATTAATGCCTGTTTAGGAGTCCAAATAaccaaataacaaaattgacGATTGGTTAAATAGAGTTGGCCTTGAATCTGGTCCCAATATGGATgtgttttatttacaaataattcattattttccttatataaaatatagtcatgATTTTTTGTAATTTCAACTTCAAGAACTGCATTCCTATACTTCCATGGACATTTCACTTCTACAATATGACTTGAATTAACAAGTCCATCTGGTGTAGCACCTAATAATCCACTAGTTTTTAACCACAGCCCAGTTggttttacatttacattttgatCTTGTTCTAGAACCTTAATACCACAAATCTCATTGGTAATACCCCATTGTACAGCATGCACaccagtaatattattatttttcaattttttaaataatgacttTGGGAACTTATTTCTTTTACAAGCAGCTAGAACTATACCAAAATTACTAGCTGTCAATCTATGTTGCCTATAATGAAACCATAAAGGATTTTTTTGCTGTCCTGTAGTGTCTTTAACCAACTGTAATATAGTGCTATCATTAATATGGAGTTTAgtgaataacaattttttaagagaaataaaatttttcattcTAACTAAACGTCTAATTTCCGGATCAAGAATAATAACACCAATAGTCTCAACTAAtgctatattattttcagatgGTTCTGGTTCTGGTTGTAACAACCAAGAAAAACCAACAGGTTCTGCCAAATTGTATATTtcttctttaaaaatgtttatatctgTTTCTGAAACAATGGTGTCTGGAAAATCAATACTACCATATATTTgattaatggttttaatttctGTTGACAAATTATTTTTCCTAGCACTCCACGAACAAGATTTATCAGTAGAACTTAGATTATAATGAGTGTATATAGCTAAGGCAGCTATGTGATGGCAAATAGCTGTGCCTCGGGGGCAAGAGCATTTAGAATTTGTAATACGAtcatcatttattaaaatttcaactttGTATGGATCACTACGCATACTAGGTTTAACTTCCCCTACAATTATACCTAAATTAGGATCCATTTGAAATTTAAGAACATGATTGTCTTTATAAGCTATTTCACCTCTTTTAAgttgtttgatattatttttgaaatagtcTGAAATTgatgttattgataataaatgatTTCCAGCCATTGCTATTATCTAACAGaacttaaaatagtaataaaaattactttttttaattttaaatttaaattacagagAAGTACAAACGatttataaaggtatataatacagtattacaGTATATTAGAACTATAgactaaaatatttgtttggatccaaatcataattttgataaggaTTGATAACAATTGTGACGTCACACTAATCGAGCGTATATAGCTACGCTTATTGcacaaatagtacctatatgtaatgATTgtatcattttcttaataaatgtatattatatatattgacaaaattaaattgattttttttttaaattctatttttttacgtaaatgTTAAAAGCAAatccaatttaatttattttaaatttaaccattTGGTAGCTTtgttataattacctattattgttttgattgtAATACCGTATTAATATGTTGTGTGTTACGTTAATGACTTCGGGTAAAAATTCCGTCTGCGTCAGTAGACCGTTATCGATTATGACATACGCCTTATGCTTCTCCGGCAGTATCTACGTCGTTATCGTCTTcacaatttttactataaacataacattt encodes the following:
- the LOC132923973 gene encoding uncharacterized protein LOC132923973, coding for MPSRFKNKTCLPNAFKSFPSCRVIIDCTEIYTSVSRQSMNIQRDTYSSYKHRNTWKVLIGIAPNGVVTFVSSLYPGSTSDKIITLKSGILEQLVPGDVVMADKGFLIGDILPPGVSLNIPPFLDTPQFTPQQIIQTESIAKARIHIERAIQRIKCYKILDFIPFSMLKQGEYIFKVVAAITNLHRPLLYEIQESM